One window of Nocardia sp. NBC_00508 genomic DNA carries:
- a CDS encoding ROK family protein gives MTHQMAGARPLTVGIDVGGTNIRASVIDGGGEVLDTVQAPTPHSARALEDALDRAVRDLRGRHPISAVGLAVAGFISGDRTTVRFAPHLPWQDAPVAQRLTERLGLPVILEHDANAAMWAEYRFGAAAGGHNVVLIAIGTGIGAALLIDGQLYRGTHGVAPELGHLQVVPQGRPCPCGKRGCWERYCSGTALADTAIEMLATDPVRSVLARDVARDPGSLTGRRVAGAAQDGDPLAVRVMADFARWLGLGLAFVSDIFDPDLVVIAGGVSSSAPLFLDEAREEYARAVTGAGHRPLARIRTTQLGEAAGMIGAADLARAALPADARKSARVARTSH, from the coding sequence ATGACGCACCAGATGGCCGGCGCGCGACCGCTGACCGTCGGAATCGACGTCGGCGGCACCAATATTCGCGCCTCCGTGATCGATGGCGGCGGCGAGGTGCTCGATACTGTCCAGGCGCCGACGCCGCACTCCGCGCGGGCGCTGGAGGACGCGCTCGACCGGGCCGTGCGCGATCTGCGCGGCAGGCACCCGATCAGCGCGGTCGGCCTGGCCGTCGCCGGATTCATCAGCGGTGACCGCACGACCGTGCGGTTCGCCCCGCACCTGCCCTGGCAGGACGCTCCGGTCGCGCAGCGGCTCACCGAACGCCTCGGGCTGCCGGTGATCCTGGAGCACGACGCCAACGCCGCCATGTGGGCCGAGTACCGCTTCGGCGCCGCGGCGGGCGGGCACAACGTGGTGCTCATCGCGATCGGAACCGGCATCGGCGCCGCCCTGCTCATCGACGGCCAGCTGTATCGGGGCACGCACGGCGTCGCACCGGAACTCGGCCATCTGCAAGTGGTTCCGCAGGGGCGGCCCTGCCCGTGCGGCAAGCGCGGCTGCTGGGAGCGCTACTGCAGCGGAACGGCCCTCGCCGACACCGCGATCGAGATGCTGGCCACCGACCCGGTGCGGTCGGTGCTCGCCAGGGACGTGGCACGCGATCCAGGGTCGCTGACCGGACGCCGGGTCGCCGGCGCCGCGCAGGACGGTGACCCGCTCGCGGTGCGGGTGATGGCCGACTTCGCACGCTGGCTCGGGCTCGGGCTCGCGTTCGTCAGCGACATCTTCGATCCCGACCTGGTGGTCATCGCGGGCGGGGTGAGCAGTTCGGCGCCGCTGTTCTTGGACGAGGCGCGCGAGGAATACGCGCGCGCGGTCACCGGCGCGGGACACCGGCCGCTGGCACGCATCCGGACCACCCAGCTCGGCGAAGCGGCGGGCATGATCGGCGCCGCGGACCTGGCCAGGGCGGCCCTGCCCGCGGACGCGCGCAAGTCCGCGCGAGTGGCGCGGACCAGCCATTGA
- a CDS encoding ArsA family ATPase, with product MAEARSGRRVLVASLDQAHSLGDALGFRFAHDPGTVTGVARVLPGLDVIEVDSLALLEDRFRDVVRMISADRGHRHGVDLAALDPAELTGLPGVQELLMLVEIAQFAAEDTWDLIVVDCPPSADMLRIVSAPDMLLGYLERIWPPHARAMSAIGTDLRRAVLAATVERIAKAVTEVRDLLADHRRTGARLVTVAERVAVAESERVRSAAALLGLRLDAVVVNKVLPDLERPAGPAGAEHPAVQWYSSRRGEQADVIAELRHKLPGIPVLIAQHTGAEPIGLNSLAALSYAVDSAGNTRDAALMLSDNQTEVDAGSREPAVRRESGTGLQSVYALRMHLPVVDAATLRLGRVEDDLIVGADGVRRRVRLAPVLRRCTVDGAELDDGYLVVRFRPDPRIWSPMSESDGYDR from the coding sequence ATGGCCGAGGCCAGGTCGGGCCGCCGCGTGCTGGTCGCCTCGCTCGATCAAGCACACTCGCTCGGCGACGCGCTCGGCTTCCGCTTCGCGCACGATCCGGGCACCGTGACCGGCGTCGCGCGGGTGCTGCCCGGCCTGGACGTGATCGAGGTGGATTCGCTCGCCTTGCTCGAGGACCGGTTCCGCGACGTGGTCCGGATGATCTCGGCGGATCGCGGACACCGGCACGGCGTCGATCTCGCCGCACTGGACCCGGCGGAACTGACCGGACTGCCCGGCGTGCAGGAACTGCTGATGCTGGTGGAGATCGCCCAGTTCGCCGCGGAGGACACCTGGGACCTGATCGTCGTCGACTGCCCACCGTCGGCGGACATGCTACGCATCGTCAGCGCGCCGGACATGCTGCTGGGCTATCTGGAGCGGATCTGGCCGCCGCACGCGCGGGCGATGAGCGCCATCGGCACCGATCTGCGCCGCGCCGTGCTCGCGGCCACGGTCGAACGGATCGCCAAGGCCGTCACCGAGGTTCGTGACCTGCTCGCCGACCACCGGCGCACCGGGGCGCGACTGGTCACGGTCGCCGAGCGGGTGGCGGTAGCCGAATCCGAGCGGGTGCGTTCGGCGGCGGCGCTGTTGGGCCTGCGGCTGGACGCTGTGGTGGTGAACAAGGTGCTGCCCGACCTCGAACGGCCCGCCGGCCCGGCCGGGGCCGAACATCCGGCGGTGCAGTGGTATTCGAGCCGGCGCGGCGAACAAGCGGACGTGATCGCCGAGTTGCGCCACAAGTTGCCGGGCATCCCGGTGCTGATCGCGCAGCACACCGGCGCGGAGCCGATCGGGCTGAATTCGCTGGCCGCGCTGTCGTACGCGGTGGACTCGGCAGGCAACACACGCGACGCTGCGCTTATGCTGAGCGACAATCAGACGGAGGTCGACGCGGGTTCCCGCGAACCGGCGGTTCGGCGGGAATCCGGCACCGGTTTGCAGTCGGTGTACGCGCTGCGCATGCACCTGCCGGTGGTCGACGCCGCGACACTGCGCCTTGGCCGAGTGGAGGACGATTTGATCGTGGGAGCGGACGGTGTCCGGCGCCGGGTGCGCCTGGCGCCGGTATTGCGGCGGTGCACGGTCGACGGCGCCGAACTCGACGACGGATACCTGGTGGTCCGGTTCCGGCCGGATCCGCGGATCTGGTCGCCCATGTCCGAAAGCGACGGATATGACCGGTGA
- a CDS encoding NlpC/P60 family protein → MGATLATGILAVGLCGGGPAGADPVALPATATEAVQRMVDLSRQSEQLNQQALDAETELDAKLVVQRDAEARLAASTDMVNRARDEVRRYQPVIDRTAIAAYQGARTNRLFAVLVSDSPQQLLDQMSTLDVVTAQTSAQLDQYKKATDAATAAESTARTAADAARAAADKADAVRNDLERKRDDLGSAIAQVVQAWSALSSTDKSALAGSPFPPGYDRDTLLQGLVPGNGTSALAAGLTRVGDPYVWGATGPSQFDCSGLVLWAFKQVGKTVPRTSSQQAGYGTPVAKKDMQPGDVVFFYSDASHVGIYAGNGLMLHASTFGVPVAVAPLGSTPFHSARRY, encoded by the coding sequence GTGGGAGCAACGCTCGCAACCGGGATCTTGGCCGTGGGCCTCTGCGGCGGCGGTCCGGCCGGAGCCGATCCGGTCGCGCTTCCCGCGACAGCCACCGAAGCCGTGCAACGAATGGTCGATCTGTCCCGCCAGTCCGAGCAGCTCAATCAGCAAGCGCTGGACGCGGAGACCGAGTTGGACGCCAAACTCGTCGTCCAACGCGACGCCGAAGCCAGACTGGCCGCCAGCACCGACATGGTGAACCGAGCCCGCGACGAGGTGCGCCGCTACCAGCCGGTCATCGACCGCACCGCGATCGCCGCCTACCAGGGCGCCCGCACCAATCGCCTGTTCGCCGTGCTGGTCAGCGACTCACCGCAGCAACTGCTCGACCAGATGTCCACCCTCGACGTGGTCACCGCGCAGACCTCGGCACAGCTCGATCAATACAAGAAGGCCACCGACGCCGCGACCGCGGCCGAATCGACGGCCCGCACCGCCGCCGACGCCGCGCGCGCGGCTGCGGACAAGGCCGACGCGGTGCGCAACGATCTGGAACGGAAGCGCGACGACCTGGGCAGCGCGATCGCCCAGGTGGTGCAGGCATGGAGCGCGCTGTCGAGCACGGACAAGTCGGCGCTGGCGGGCTCCCCGTTCCCGCCCGGCTACGACCGTGACACCTTGCTGCAGGGCCTGGTCCCTGGCAACGGCACCAGCGCGCTGGCCGCCGGGCTCACCCGGGTCGGCGACCCCTACGTCTGGGGCGCCACCGGCCCGAGCCAGTTCGACTGCTCCGGCCTGGTCCTGTGGGCGTTCAAACAGGTCGGCAAGACCGTGCCGCGCACCAGCTCCCAGCAGGCCGGCTACGGCACACCCGTCGCCAAGAAGGACATGCAGCCCGGCGACGTGGTCTTCTTCTACTCCGACGCCTCACATGTCGGCATCTACGCAGGCAACGGACTCATGCTGCACGCGTCCACCTTCGGCGTTCCCGTCGCGGTCGCACCCCTGGGCTCGACACCGTTCCACTCGGCTCGGCGATACTAG
- a CDS encoding lysophospholipid acyltransferase family protein, whose amino-acid sequence MFYWLLKFVLLGPFIHLYNRPTVEGVENIPAHGPAIMAGNHLSFADWLFAPLLSPRRITYLAKAEYFTTPGIKGRLQKWFFSGAGQYPIDRSGADAAEDALNAARKLLDEGRLVGLYPEGTRSPDGRLYKGKTGLARLALETGVPVIPVAVIGTNEVSPPGPFRWRRRKVTLKFGEPIDFSRYEGMGGNRFVERAVTDEVMYDLMQLTGQEYVDVYAHSLKKGVPSGSRPEAVPVRIPDTAVG is encoded by the coding sequence ATGTTCTACTGGCTGCTGAAGTTCGTGCTGCTGGGACCATTCATTCACCTCTACAACCGGCCCACGGTCGAAGGTGTGGAGAACATTCCGGCGCATGGGCCGGCCATCATGGCGGGTAACCATCTTTCCTTCGCCGACTGGCTGTTCGCGCCGCTGCTCAGCCCGCGACGGATCACCTACCTCGCCAAGGCCGAGTACTTCACCACCCCGGGCATCAAGGGTCGCCTCCAGAAGTGGTTCTTCAGCGGCGCAGGCCAGTATCCGATCGATCGCAGCGGAGCCGACGCGGCCGAGGACGCGCTCAACGCGGCCCGCAAGCTGCTCGACGAGGGCCGCTTGGTCGGTCTCTACCCGGAGGGCACCCGCTCCCCCGACGGCCGCCTGTACAAGGGCAAGACCGGCCTGGCCCGCCTCGCGCTGGAGACCGGTGTCCCCGTCATCCCCGTCGCCGTCATCGGCACCAACGAGGTCAGCCCGCCCGGACCGTTCCGCTGGCGCCGCAGGAAGGTGACCCTCAAGTTCGGTGAGCCCATCGACTTCTCCCGCTACGAGGGCATGGGCGGCAACCGCTTCGTCGAACGTGCCGTCACCGACGAGGTCATGTACGACCTGATGCAGCTCACGGGCCAGGAGTACGTCGACGTCTACGCCCACAGCCTCAAGAAGGGCGTGCCGAGCGGCAGCCGGCCCGAGGCCGTCCCAGTGCGAATCCCCGACACCGCCGTCGGCTGA
- a CDS encoding glycosyltransferase family 4 protein: protein MARTLLVTNDFPPRPGGIQSYLQALAGQLPPDELVVYAPRWRGDSHLKFDAKQKFQVVRHPTTLMLPTPLVLRRAARLLRSEQCDTVWFGAAAPLALMSPALRRAGAERILASTHGHEVGWSMLPGARQALRAIGEHTDVVTYVSRYTRRRFASAFGANAGLEYLPPGVDSEVFRPDPAARAELRERYGLGDRPTILCLSRLVPRKGQDALILAMRDIRERVEGAVLVIAGGGPFEEKLRALAVAAGVADAVVFTGRVPSGELAAHHTLADVFAMPCRTRGAGLDVEGLGIVYLEASASGVPVVAGNSGGAPETVIEGKTGRVVDGRSVQQIADALVEILSDRDAAARMGAAGRAFVEQQWRWDSLGARLRQLLR, encoded by the coding sequence ATGGCCCGAACTTTGCTGGTTACCAATGATTTCCCGCCGCGGCCGGGCGGTATCCAGTCGTATCTGCAGGCGTTGGCCGGTCAGCTGCCGCCCGATGAGCTGGTGGTCTATGCCCCGCGGTGGCGCGGCGACAGCCATCTGAAGTTCGATGCCAAGCAGAAGTTCCAGGTGGTTCGTCATCCCACCACGCTGATGCTGCCGACTCCGCTCGTGCTGCGTCGCGCCGCCCGCCTGCTGCGGAGCGAGCAGTGTGACACGGTGTGGTTCGGCGCGGCGGCGCCGCTGGCGCTCATGTCGCCTGCGCTGCGTCGTGCGGGCGCCGAGCGCATTCTGGCCAGCACGCATGGCCATGAGGTCGGCTGGTCGATGCTGCCCGGCGCCAGGCAGGCGCTGCGCGCCATCGGCGAGCACACCGACGTGGTGACCTACGTCAGCCGCTATACCCGCCGCCGGTTCGCGTCCGCGTTCGGGGCGAACGCGGGGCTGGAATATCTGCCGCCTGGCGTGGACTCCGAGGTGTTCCGCCCGGATCCGGCGGCACGGGCCGAGCTGCGCGAACGCTACGGTCTGGGCGACCGCCCGACCATTCTGTGCCTGTCCCGGCTGGTTCCGCGCAAAGGCCAGGACGCGTTGATTCTCGCGATGCGCGACATCCGGGAACGGGTCGAGGGGGCCGTGCTGGTGATCGCGGGCGGCGGGCCCTTCGAGGAGAAGCTGCGCGCGCTGGCGGTCGCCGCGGGCGTCGCCGATGCCGTGGTGTTCACCGGCCGCGTCCCGTCCGGCGAGCTGGCCGCGCATCACACGCTGGCCGACGTCTTCGCGATGCCGTGCCGCACCAGGGGCGCGGGCCTGGACGTCGAGGGTTTGGGGATCGTCTACCTGGAGGCGTCCGCATCCGGCGTTCCGGTGGTGGCGGGCAATTCCGGCGGTGCGCCGGAAACCGTCATCGAGGGCAAGACCGGCCGCGTGGTGGACGGCCGTTCCGTGCAGCAGATCGCTGACGCCCTGGTGGAGATCCTGTCCGATCGGGATGCCGCTGCGCGGATGGGCGCGGCGGGGCGCGCGTTCGTCGAGCAGCAGTGGCGCTGGGACAGCCTGGGCGCCCGCCTGCGACAGCTGCTGCGGTGA
- the trpD gene encoding anthranilate phosphoribosyltransferase, which produces MSVRSWPQVLGTLADGGDLAADDTAWAMNEIMSDNATTAQIAAFGIAMKIKGPTPTELTGLAAGMLDHARLVRIDGDAVDIVGTGGDRSGSVNISTMSSVVVAAAGVPVVKHGNRAASSKSGGADVLEALGVKLALGPEAVARCVREVGIGFCFAAVFHPALRYAGAARSQIGIPTVFNVLGPLTNPAQPRAGLVGCAFPDLLPVIAGVFAERGASALVVRGNDGLDEITTSDTTTAWIVSSGRTRQATIDPTRIGIPRVELEALRGGDAEVNAGVARDVFAGRGAAVRDAVLLNSAAAIVAYDWSRGTGDPDADLHDALTAGIDRAAEAIDTGRAAALLERWAKLTQTLGDN; this is translated from the coding sequence ATGAGCGTGCGCAGCTGGCCCCAGGTGCTCGGAACCCTCGCCGATGGTGGCGACCTGGCCGCGGACGACACGGCGTGGGCGATGAACGAGATCATGTCCGACAACGCCACCACCGCGCAGATCGCCGCGTTCGGCATCGCCATGAAGATCAAGGGCCCCACACCCACCGAACTCACCGGTCTGGCCGCGGGCATGCTCGACCACGCCAGGCTGGTGCGGATAGACGGCGACGCGGTCGACATCGTCGGCACCGGCGGCGACCGCTCAGGCTCGGTGAACATCTCCACCATGTCCTCGGTCGTGGTGGCCGCCGCGGGCGTCCCGGTGGTCAAGCACGGCAATCGGGCCGCGTCGTCCAAGAGCGGCGGCGCCGACGTGCTCGAGGCGCTGGGCGTGAAGCTCGCGCTCGGTCCCGAGGCCGTGGCGCGGTGTGTGCGGGAAGTCGGCATCGGATTCTGTTTCGCGGCCGTCTTCCATCCGGCGCTGCGGTACGCGGGAGCGGCGCGCAGCCAGATCGGCATTCCCACCGTCTTCAATGTGCTCGGGCCGCTGACCAACCCGGCGCAGCCGCGCGCGGGACTGGTCGGCTGCGCCTTCCCCGATCTGCTCCCGGTGATCGCGGGCGTGTTCGCCGAACGCGGCGCCAGCGCGCTGGTGGTGCGCGGCAACGACGGGCTGGACGAGATCACCACCTCCGACACCACCACCGCGTGGATCGTCTCCAGCGGCCGGACGCGCCAGGCGACCATCGATCCCACCCGGATCGGCATCCCGCGCGTGGAGTTGGAGGCATTGCGGGGCGGCGACGCCGAGGTCAACGCGGGCGTGGCGCGCGACGTGTTCGCCGGCAGGGGCGCAGCGGTGCGCGACGCGGTGCTGCTCAATTCGGCCGCCGCGATCGTGGCCTATGACTGGTCGCGCGGTACGGGGGATCCCGACGCGGACCTGCACGACGCGCTCACCGCGGGCATCGACCGTGCCGCCGAGGCAATCGACACCGGCAGGGCGGCCGCATTGCTGGAGCGCTGGGCGAAGCTGACGCAGACGCTCGGGGACAACTGA
- a CDS encoding polyketide cyclase / dehydrase and lipid transport codes for MSSIQVADQTFVAASGAAVAELLAGPTNWRRWWPDLVLEVREDRGEKGIRWTVTGGLTGTMEVWLQPSLDGVILHYFLHAEPEPALPAGKLAAANRARRVAGRNMSFELKSRLEADRPAGVAPAHQS; via the coding sequence GTGAGCAGTATCCAGGTCGCAGATCAGACCTTCGTCGCCGCATCGGGGGCCGCCGTCGCCGAGCTGCTGGCGGGACCGACCAATTGGCGCCGCTGGTGGCCGGACCTGGTCTTGGAGGTCCGGGAAGATCGGGGCGAGAAGGGCATCCGCTGGACGGTGACCGGCGGACTGACCGGAACGATGGAAGTGTGGCTGCAGCCCTCCCTCGACGGCGTGATCCTGCACTACTTCTTGCACGCCGAGCCGGAGCCCGCGCTGCCCGCGGGCAAGCTCGCCGCGGCCAACCGGGCGCGCCGTGTCGCGGGCAGGAACATGTCGTTCGAACTGAAGTCCCGGCTGGAGGCGGATCGCCCGGCCGGTGTGGCGCCCGCGCACCAGTCCTGA
- a CDS encoding C40 family peptidase, which translates to MTTNAVKRHAQRAVAAGAVGAATLGAFLLPAAPASAQPVTIPGVGTFEVPNEIPLPQAAPGLELPGQAPLPFAAPQRAGDIALDAALSKVGSPYVYGAAGPNSFDCSGLVQWSYRQAGLELPRTSGAQLASGTPVSVDDLQPGDLVSFYGGGHSGLYAGDGNIVHASTSGTPVQVAPISSMPIAGARRF; encoded by the coding sequence ATGACGACCAACGCCGTCAAGCGTCACGCTCAGCGCGCTGTTGCCGCCGGGGCCGTCGGCGCTGCCACCCTCGGCGCGTTCCTGCTTCCGGCCGCCCCCGCTTCGGCCCAGCCGGTGACCATCCCCGGCGTCGGGACCTTCGAGGTTCCGAACGAGATCCCGCTCCCGCAGGCTGCCCCCGGTCTCGAGCTGCCGGGCCAGGCTCCGCTTCCCTTCGCCGCCCCCCAGCGCGCGGGCGACATCGCACTGGATGCCGCGCTGAGCAAGGTCGGCTCCCCCTACGTCTACGGCGCCGCAGGCCCCAACTCGTTCGATTGCTCCGGCCTCGTTCAGTGGTCTTACCGGCAGGCGGGCCTCGAGCTGCCGCGCACCAGCGGCGCGCAACTCGCCTCGGGCACCCCGGTGTCGGTGGACGACCTGCAGCCGGGCGACCTGGTCTCGTTCTACGGCGGCGGGCACTCCGGCCTGTACGCCGGTGACGGCAACATCGTGCACGCGTCCACCTCGGGCACGCCCGTGCAGGTTGCGCCGATCTCGTCGATGCCGATCGCCGGCGCTCGTCGCTTCTGA
- a CDS encoding DEDD exonuclease domain-containing protein, with amino-acid sequence MSDPAPRAAAAQQLAFDELDTPLYDTTFVVVDLETTGTSPGADGITEIGAVKVRGGEVLGEFATLVNPGREVPPAVVHVTGITTAMVYAAPRIEAVLPGFLEFAAGAVLVAHNARFDMAFLRAAAAQCDTPWPAAQVLCTVKLARRVLGRDEAPSVRLSSLARLLGAATQPTHRALQDARATVDVLHALIGRVGNQGVHSLTELLDYLPDVTPRQRTKRFLAAGLPAAPGVYLFRGPSDEVLYIGTAVNLRRRVRNYFTGSETRGRMKEMVSLAIRVDHVVCAHALEAGVRELRLLVAHTPPYNRRSKFPKRAWWLTLTDEPFPRFSVVREPAGDALGPFNSRSDAADLGVIIAEFTGLRTCTTRLPRGTIHQCPPAIVGGCPAGSDGMSSGAADYAPAPALVRALFAGRSDSPLRAMLDRIEGHSRAEHFEAAARLRDRAVTVVRALHRTQRLAAVARIAELIAAHPDGNGGWEFAVIRYGRLAGSGTAPRGTPPMPIVEQIVAAAETVVPTGSSAHFEHADGKEPVSASYHNVEPIAESGAEISGEVSGSAVSSSGTGGDARQHAEVPAGRPDPNDAPPMPPRTDGASIGPQAETAEYTHVPADAPPLRGASPEEVALVVRWLARPGVRIVRTTEGYRAPMYGAARWLGWAELAEAAARVQPTEQAYLDRLG; translated from the coding sequence GTGTCCGACCCTGCGCCGCGCGCGGCCGCCGCCCAGCAACTGGCCTTCGACGAACTCGACACGCCCCTGTACGACACCACCTTCGTGGTGGTCGACCTGGAGACCACGGGGACCAGCCCCGGCGCCGACGGCATCACCGAGATCGGCGCGGTCAAGGTGCGTGGCGGAGAGGTGCTCGGCGAGTTCGCGACACTGGTCAATCCGGGACGGGAAGTACCGCCCGCGGTCGTGCACGTCACGGGGATCACCACGGCGATGGTGTATGCCGCACCGCGGATCGAGGCGGTGCTGCCCGGTTTCCTGGAATTCGCGGCCGGTGCGGTGCTCGTCGCGCACAACGCCCGGTTCGACATGGCATTCCTGCGAGCCGCCGCGGCGCAGTGCGACACCCCCTGGCCCGCGGCGCAGGTGCTGTGCACGGTGAAGCTCGCGCGGCGGGTGCTCGGACGCGACGAAGCACCCTCGGTGCGGCTGAGCTCGCTGGCCCGTTTGCTCGGCGCCGCCACCCAGCCGACCCATCGCGCCCTGCAGGACGCCAGGGCGACCGTCGACGTGCTGCACGCGCTGATCGGGCGCGTCGGCAACCAAGGCGTGCACAGCCTCACCGAGCTGCTCGACTACCTGCCCGACGTCACGCCCCGGCAGCGAACCAAGCGTTTCCTCGCGGCCGGCCTGCCCGCCGCGCCGGGGGTGTATCTGTTCCGCGGTCCATCCGACGAAGTCCTCTATATAGGGACGGCCGTGAACTTGCGCCGCCGCGTCCGTAACTACTTCACCGGTTCGGAGACCAGAGGCCGGATGAAAGAGATGGTTTCGCTGGCGATTCGGGTCGACCATGTGGTGTGCGCGCACGCGCTCGAGGCGGGAGTGCGGGAACTGCGGCTGCTGGTGGCGCACACCCCGCCGTACAACCGACGGTCGAAGTTCCCGAAGCGGGCCTGGTGGCTCACCCTGACCGACGAGCCGTTCCCGCGTTTCTCCGTGGTGCGGGAACCGGCCGGGGATGCGCTGGGGCCGTTCAATTCCCGCAGCGACGCCGCCGATCTGGGCGTGATCATCGCCGAGTTCACCGGGCTGCGCACGTGCACCACGCGGCTGCCCCGTGGGACGATCCACCAGTGCCCACCCGCGATCGTCGGTGGGTGCCCGGCGGGCTCGGACGGGATGTCCTCGGGGGCCGCGGACTACGCGCCCGCGCCCGCACTCGTGCGCGCACTGTTCGCCGGGCGCTCCGACTCGCCACTGCGGGCCATGCTCGATCGAATCGAAGGACACTCGCGCGCCGAGCATTTCGAGGCCGCGGCGCGGTTGCGCGATCGTGCCGTCACGGTGGTACGCGCGCTGCATCGCACCCAGCGGCTCGCGGCGGTGGCGCGTATCGCCGAGTTGATCGCCGCGCACCCGGACGGCAACGGCGGTTGGGAGTTCGCGGTCATCCGATACGGTCGCCTCGCCGGGTCCGGTACCGCACCGCGCGGCACGCCGCCGATGCCGATTGTGGAACAGATCGTTGCGGCCGCCGAAACCGTTGTTCCCACAGGAAGTTCCGCCCACTTCGAGCACGCGGACGGAAAAGAGCCCGTATCCGCGAGCTACCACAACGTCGAGCCGATCGCGGAATCCGGCGCGGAGATATCGGGCGAGGTCTCGGGCTCGGCCGTGTCGAGCTCGGGTACCGGCGGCGATGCGCGACAGCACGCCGAGGTCCCCGCTGGCAGACCCGATCCGAACGATGCGCCTCCCATGCCGCCGCGCACAGATGGGGCATCGATCGGGCCGCAGGCCGAGACGGCCGAGTACACGCATGTGCCCGCGGACGCTCCACCGCTGCGCGGCGCCTCGCCCGAAGAAGTCGCCTTGGTGGTGCGCTGGTTGGCGCGGCCCGGAGTGCGGATCGTGCGGACCACCGAGGGGTATCGCGCGCCGATGTACGGCGCGGCCCGGTGGCTGGGCTGGGCGGAGCTGGCCGAAGCGGCCGCGCGCGTCCAACCGACCGAGCAGGCTTACCTCGACCGCTTAGGCTGA
- a CDS encoding SRPBCC family protein codes for MADRTQRSIVIEAPSQQVMSIIADLEAYPEWVAAAKSVEVLRKRPDGLAETARFVLDTGVVKDTYVLSYDWRADHKSVSWTLLSGELQRAQHGTYELIDLPDGNTEVVYTLTVDLNIPMIGMFKRKAEKVITDTALKELKKRVEG; via the coding sequence ATGGCCGACCGGACCCAGAGATCGATCGTCATCGAGGCTCCGTCGCAACAGGTGATGTCCATCATCGCGGACCTGGAGGCCTACCCGGAGTGGGTGGCGGCGGCGAAATCGGTCGAGGTGCTCCGGAAGCGGCCGGACGGCCTCGCCGAGACCGCGCGGTTCGTGCTGGACACCGGGGTGGTGAAAGACACCTACGTCCTCTCCTACGACTGGCGCGCCGACCACAAGTCGGTCAGCTGGACGCTGCTCAGCGGTGAACTGCAGCGAGCGCAGCACGGTACCTACGAGCTGATCGATCTCCCCGATGGCAACACCGAGGTCGTCTACACCCTGACCGTCGATTTGAACATCCCGATGATCGGCATGTTCAAGCGCAAGGCCGAGAAGGTGATCACCGATACCGCGCTGAAGGAACTGAAGAAACGGGTCGAAGGCTGA
- a CDS encoding Lrp/AsnC family transcriptional regulator, whose protein sequence is MITAIVLIHADNGRIPETAQAVADTEGVTEVYSCAGDVDLIAIVRVRDHEQIAEVVTGRIDKTPGVLRTTTHIAFKSYSRAEVEAGFSLGE, encoded by the coding sequence ATGATTACCGCGATCGTCTTGATTCACGCCGACAACGGCCGCATCCCGGAGACCGCGCAGGCGGTCGCGGACACCGAAGGAGTCACCGAGGTGTACTCCTGCGCGGGCGACGTGGACTTGATCGCGATCGTGCGGGTGCGCGATCACGAGCAGATCGCCGAGGTGGTGACCGGCCGGATCGATAAGACGCCCGGTGTGCTGCGCACGACGACGCACATCGCGTTCAAGTCGTACTCGCGCGCCGAGGTGGAGGCGGGTTTCTCGCTGGGGGAGTAG